The Scatophagus argus isolate fScaArg1 chromosome 20, fScaArg1.pri, whole genome shotgun sequence genome window below encodes:
- the polm gene encoding DNA-directed DNA/RNA polymerase mu isoform X1 — protein MVPLKRRRTSSSRTGNPGTDEPNRFPQVVLFLLERKMGASRRAFLSQLGRRKGFQVEELFRSDGLWWSCGREMKIERITHVICENNSGAEVRTWLDSQDRRRTPAHLLDISWYTESMQAGRPVKVLDRHKLQEPQRTEAEVVAFSVPSYACQRRTTLDNRNTVLTDALSLLAENAELSDEDGRGVAFRRAAAVLKALPETVTDMTQLRGLPCLGEHSLRVIKDILETGASTEVDSMKQSERFKALKVLTGIFGVGAKTADRWIREGILSLQQLQASGQTLNRAQQAGLEHYDDLNQPVTKAEADAIGELVEKAIVSVLPGAQMTLIGGFRRGKLTGHDVDFLITHPEEGREVGLMPKVVSCLESQGFLLYQKTTRNSYLESKDGPARPPSNMDRFERCFSIFKLAKEEKQASQNGVQPLDTSEPSPSRRVSAEDQGGPETGPKPWRAVRVDLVVSPISQFAFALLGWTGSKLFERELRRWAAHEKTMSLSSHALYDNSQGRYLRATSEEEIFAHLGLDYIPPSERNA, from the exons ATGGTCCCATTGAAGCGAAGAAGAACCTCCTCCTCCCGGACCGGGAACCCTGGGACTGACGAACCAAACAGGTTCCCTCAGGTGGTTTTGTTCCTGCTGGAAAGAAAAATGGGAGCCAGTCGAagagcttttctctctcagctcgGTCGAAGGAAAGGATTTCAGGTGGAGGAGCTGTTCAGGTCAGATGGACTTTGGTGGTCCTGTGGCAGGGAGATGAAAAT CGAACGCATCACACACGTCATTTGTGAGAACAACAGTGGCGCGGAGGTCAGGACGTGGCTTGACTCGCAGGACAGGCGCCGGACGCCAGCTCACCTTCTGGACATCAGCTGGTACACGGAGAGCATGCAGGCAGGACGTCCTGTCAAAGTACTGGACAGACATAAACTGCAG GAGCCGCAGAGGACTGAGGCGGAGGTTGTGGCGTTCTCTGTGCCCAGCTACGCCTGTCAGCGCAGGACCACTCTGGACAACCGCAACACCGTCCTCACT gaTGCTTTGTCGCTCCTGGCTGAAAACGCCGAGCTCAGTGACGAGGACGGACGAGGCGTCGCGTTTCGACGGGCCGCCGCCGTGCTGAAGGCCCTCCCCGAAACAGTGACGGACATGACACAGCTCAGAGGGCTTCCCTGCCTTGGAGAGCATTCGCTCAGAGTCATCAAG GATATCCTGGAGACTGGAGCCTCAACTGAAGTTGACTCTATGAAGCAGTCTGAGCGCTTTAAAGCACTGAAG GTTTTGACGGGTATTTTTGGCGTCGGGGCGAAAACGGCAGATCGATGGATCAGAGAGGGGATACTCAGCCTCCAGCAGCTTCAGGCGTCGGGACAAACTCTCAACCGAGCGCAGCAAGCAG GACTCGAGCACTACGATGACCTCAACCAGCCGGTCACCAAGGCGGAGGCTGACGCCATCGGCGAGCTCGTGGAGAAGGCCATCGTGTCCGTGTTACCGGGCGCACAGATGACTCTGATTGGAGGATTCAGGAG GGGGAAGCTGACCGGCCATGATGTGGACTTCCTGATCACACACccagaggagggcagagaggtGGGACTGATGCCTAAAGTGGTTTCCTGTTTGGAATCGCAG GGCTTCCTGCTGTACCAGAAAACTACAAGAAACTCGTACCTGGAGTCTAAGGACGGTCCCGCTCGGCCCCCCTCCAACATGGACCGCTTCGAGAGGTGTTTCTCCATCTTTAAACTGGCCAAGGAGGAGAAACAAGCGAGCCAAAATGGCGTGCAACCCCTCGACACATCTGAGCCGAGTCCGAGTCGCCGCGTGTCTGCTGAAGACCAAGGTGGACCGGAGACCGGACCCAAACCGTGGCGAGCTGTGAGAGTGGACCTGGTGGTGTCTCCCATCAGCCAGTTCGCTTTTGCTCTGCTGGGCTGGACGGGATCCAAG CTGTTTGAGAGGGAGCTGCGACGCTGGGCGGCTCACGAGAAGACCATGTCTCTGAGCAGCCACGCTCTGTACGACAACAGCCAG gGACGGTATCTGAGAGCGACGTCGGAGGAGGAGATATTTGCTCACCTCGGCCTGGACTACATCCCCCCGTCGGAGAGAAACGCCTGA
- the polm gene encoding DNA-directed DNA/RNA polymerase mu isoform X2, translating into MVPLKRRRTSSSRTGNPGTDEPNRFPQVVLFLLERKMGASRRAFLSQLGRRKGFQVEELFSERITHVICENNSGAEVRTWLDSQDRRRTPAHLLDISWYTESMQAGRPVKVLDRHKLQEPQRTEAEVVAFSVPSYACQRRTTLDNRNTVLTDALSLLAENAELSDEDGRGVAFRRAAAVLKALPETVTDMTQLRGLPCLGEHSLRVIKDILETGASTEVDSMKQSERFKALKVLTGIFGVGAKTADRWIREGILSLQQLQASGQTLNRAQQAGLEHYDDLNQPVTKAEADAIGELVEKAIVSVLPGAQMTLIGGFRRGKLTGHDVDFLITHPEEGREVGLMPKVVSCLESQGFLLYQKTTRNSYLESKDGPARPPSNMDRFERCFSIFKLAKEEKQASQNGVQPLDTSEPSPSRRVSAEDQGGPETGPKPWRAVRVDLVVSPISQFAFALLGWTGSKLFERELRRWAAHEKTMSLSSHALYDNSQGRYLRATSEEEIFAHLGLDYIPPSERNA; encoded by the exons ATGGTCCCATTGAAGCGAAGAAGAACCTCCTCCTCCCGGACCGGGAACCCTGGGACTGACGAACCAAACAGGTTCCCTCAGGTGGTTTTGTTCCTGCTGGAAAGAAAAATGGGAGCCAGTCGAagagcttttctctctcagctcgGTCGAAGGAAAGGATTTCAGGTGGAGGAGCTGTTCAG CGAACGCATCACACACGTCATTTGTGAGAACAACAGTGGCGCGGAGGTCAGGACGTGGCTTGACTCGCAGGACAGGCGCCGGACGCCAGCTCACCTTCTGGACATCAGCTGGTACACGGAGAGCATGCAGGCAGGACGTCCTGTCAAAGTACTGGACAGACATAAACTGCAG GAGCCGCAGAGGACTGAGGCGGAGGTTGTGGCGTTCTCTGTGCCCAGCTACGCCTGTCAGCGCAGGACCACTCTGGACAACCGCAACACCGTCCTCACT gaTGCTTTGTCGCTCCTGGCTGAAAACGCCGAGCTCAGTGACGAGGACGGACGAGGCGTCGCGTTTCGACGGGCCGCCGCCGTGCTGAAGGCCCTCCCCGAAACAGTGACGGACATGACACAGCTCAGAGGGCTTCCCTGCCTTGGAGAGCATTCGCTCAGAGTCATCAAG GATATCCTGGAGACTGGAGCCTCAACTGAAGTTGACTCTATGAAGCAGTCTGAGCGCTTTAAAGCACTGAAG GTTTTGACGGGTATTTTTGGCGTCGGGGCGAAAACGGCAGATCGATGGATCAGAGAGGGGATACTCAGCCTCCAGCAGCTTCAGGCGTCGGGACAAACTCTCAACCGAGCGCAGCAAGCAG GACTCGAGCACTACGATGACCTCAACCAGCCGGTCACCAAGGCGGAGGCTGACGCCATCGGCGAGCTCGTGGAGAAGGCCATCGTGTCCGTGTTACCGGGCGCACAGATGACTCTGATTGGAGGATTCAGGAG GGGGAAGCTGACCGGCCATGATGTGGACTTCCTGATCACACACccagaggagggcagagaggtGGGACTGATGCCTAAAGTGGTTTCCTGTTTGGAATCGCAG GGCTTCCTGCTGTACCAGAAAACTACAAGAAACTCGTACCTGGAGTCTAAGGACGGTCCCGCTCGGCCCCCCTCCAACATGGACCGCTTCGAGAGGTGTTTCTCCATCTTTAAACTGGCCAAGGAGGAGAAACAAGCGAGCCAAAATGGCGTGCAACCCCTCGACACATCTGAGCCGAGTCCGAGTCGCCGCGTGTCTGCTGAAGACCAAGGTGGACCGGAGACCGGACCCAAACCGTGGCGAGCTGTGAGAGTGGACCTGGTGGTGTCTCCCATCAGCCAGTTCGCTTTTGCTCTGCTGGGCTGGACGGGATCCAAG CTGTTTGAGAGGGAGCTGCGACGCTGGGCGGCTCACGAGAAGACCATGTCTCTGAGCAGCCACGCTCTGTACGACAACAGCCAG gGACGGTATCTGAGAGCGACGTCGGAGGAGGAGATATTTGCTCACCTCGGCCTGGACTACATCCCCCCGTCGGAGAGAAACGCCTGA
- the ved gene encoding ventrally expressed dharma/bozozok antagonist isoform X2, whose product MRGHFSIEWMAQSSQPAGTDSVSASGPAACGTHSESLPGFYCRQKSEGLPEQEENRSLQQESSHSDRGDVELNMSTSLWLLVSPPATEAGFSSGTEEETSGYESEGGRSLSPSTSADRTSASSPASPPSGRRPRTAFTAEQISSMERAFKRNAYLGTQDKAELCKKLNLSDKQIRNWFQNRRMKLKRTVQDALAHACQANVASQLMHYPELQAYRPGPYPRYHSVAAEGPTAPSYAHPHGLQYSSSLPSVPTLPLDSFYQYSSLPGVVLPSAVTSYPTYPQYY is encoded by the exons ATGAGGGGACATTTTTCCATTGAGTGGATGGCCCAGAGCAGCCAGCCTGCAGGGACAGACAGCGTCTCTGCCTCCGGACCCGCCGCCTGTGGGACACATTCAGAGAGTCTGCCTGGGTTTTACTGCAGGCAGAAGTCTGAAGGTTTACCTGAGCAGGAGGAGAACAGGAGCCTCCAGCAGGAAAGCTCTCACAGTGACCGAGGTGA CGTGGAGCTGAACATGTCGACCTCACTGTGGCTTCTTGTTTCTCCTCCAGCGACTGAAGCAGGATTCAGCAGCGGGACGGAGGAGGAGACCTCCGGCTACGAGAGCGAGGGAGGTCGCTCCCTCTCGCCCTCCACCAGCGCCGACCGCACCTCCGCCTCCTCCCCGGCCTCCCCCCCGTCGGGGAGGAGGCCTCGCACGGCCTTCACGGCGGAGCAGATCAGCAGCATGGAGCGGGCCTTCAAGAGGAACGCGTACCTGGGGACGCAGGACAAGGCCGAGCTGTGCAAGAAGCTCAACCTGTCGGACAAACAG ATCAGAAACTGGTTCCAGAACAGGCGGATGAAGCTGAAGAGGACGGTGCAGGACGCCCTGGCTCATGCCTGTCAGGCAAACGTGGCGTCTCAGCTGATGCATTACCCCGAGCTGCAGGCCTACAGACCGGGGCCCTACCCCAGGTATCACTCGGTGGCGGCGGAGGGCCCGACCGCTCCCTCCTACGCCCACCCACACGGCCTGCAGTACAGCTCCAGCCTGCCCAGTGTCCCCACTCTGCCCCTGGACTCTTTTTACCAGTACAGCAGCCTGCCAGGAGTCGTGCTGCCCTCCGCCGTGACCTCCTACCCGACTTATCCTCAGTATTACTGA
- the ved gene encoding ventrally expressed dharma/bozozok antagonist isoform X1: MRGHFSIEWMAQSSQPAGTDSVSASGPAACGTHSESLPGFYCRQKSEGLPEQEENRSLQQESSHSDRATEAGFSSGTEEETSGYESEGGRSLSPSTSADRTSASSPASPPSGRRPRTAFTAEQISSMERAFKRNAYLGTQDKAELCKKLNLSDKQIRNWFQNRRMKLKRTVQDALAHACQANVASQLMHYPELQAYRPGPYPRYHSVAAEGPTAPSYAHPHGLQYSSSLPSVPTLPLDSFYQYSSLPGVVLPSAVTSYPTYPQYY; the protein is encoded by the exons ATGAGGGGACATTTTTCCATTGAGTGGATGGCCCAGAGCAGCCAGCCTGCAGGGACAGACAGCGTCTCTGCCTCCGGACCCGCCGCCTGTGGGACACATTCAGAGAGTCTGCCTGGGTTTTACTGCAGGCAGAAGTCTGAAGGTTTACCTGAGCAGGAGGAGAACAGGAGCCTCCAGCAGGAAAGCTCTCACAGTGACCGAG CGACTGAAGCAGGATTCAGCAGCGGGACGGAGGAGGAGACCTCCGGCTACGAGAGCGAGGGAGGTCGCTCCCTCTCGCCCTCCACCAGCGCCGACCGCACCTCCGCCTCCTCCCCGGCCTCCCCCCCGTCGGGGAGGAGGCCTCGCACGGCCTTCACGGCGGAGCAGATCAGCAGCATGGAGCGGGCCTTCAAGAGGAACGCGTACCTGGGGACGCAGGACAAGGCCGAGCTGTGCAAGAAGCTCAACCTGTCGGACAAACAG ATCAGAAACTGGTTCCAGAACAGGCGGATGAAGCTGAAGAGGACGGTGCAGGACGCCCTGGCTCATGCCTGTCAGGCAAACGTGGCGTCTCAGCTGATGCATTACCCCGAGCTGCAGGCCTACAGACCGGGGCCCTACCCCAGGTATCACTCGGTGGCGGCGGAGGGCCCGACCGCTCCCTCCTACGCCCACCCACACGGCCTGCAGTACAGCTCCAGCCTGCCCAGTGTCCCCACTCTGCCCCTGGACTCTTTTTACCAGTACAGCAGCCTGCCAGGAGTCGTGCTGCCCTCCGCCGTGACCTCCTACCCGACTTATCCTCAGTATTACTGA
- the purbb gene encoding transcriptional activator protein Pur-beta codes for MVELKMADGDSGSERGGSSGGGGGGGFQHFQRDQETQELASKRLDIQNKRFYLDVKQNSKGRFIKIAEVGAGGSKSRLTLSLSVAAEFRDYLGDFIEHYAQLGPSSPEQIAQASVGEDGGPRRALKSEFLVRENRKYYLDLKENQRGRFLRIRQTVNRGPGFGVGGPVGGMLAGQTIALPAQGLIEFRDALAKLIDDYGGDDEELTGGMAAGGYSELPEGTSIMVDSKRFFFDVGSNKYGVFLRVSEVKPSYRNSITIPFKAWSKFGGAFCRYAEEMKEIQERQRDKMYERRDESEGDDVDDD; via the coding sequence ATGGTGGAGCTGAAGATGGCGGATGGAGACAGCGGGAGTGAGCGCGGTGGCAGTAGCGGGGGAGGCGGTGGAGGCGGCTTCCAGCATTTCCAGAGGGACCAGGAGACCCAGGAGCTGGCGTCCAAGCGCCTTGACATCCAGAACAAGCGCTTCTACCTGGACGTCAAGCAGAACAGCAAGGGCAGGTTCATCAAAATCGCCGAGGTAGGGGCCGGGGGCTCCAAAAGTCGCTTGACCCTCTCGCTGTCAGTGGCGGCGGAGTTCCGTGACTACCTCGGGGATTTCATCGAGCACTACGCCCAGCTTGGGCCTAGTAGTCCGGAGCAGATAGCCCAGGCCAGCGTGGGGGAGGACGGCGGGCCCAGACGAGCTCTCAAGAGCGAGTTTCTCGTCCGGGAAAACCGCAAGTACTACCTGGACTTGAAGGAGAACCAGCGGGGGAGGTTCCTGCGGATCCGGCAGACCGTAAACCGTGGACCTGGCTTTGGAGTTGGGGGCCCAGTGGGTGGCATGCTGGCCGGCCAGACCATAGCCCTTCCGGCCCAAGGGCTAATAGAGTTTAGAGACGCCCTTGCTAAGCTCATAGATGATTACGGGGGTGACGACGAGGAGCTGACCGGGGGCATGGCCGCCGGGGGCTACAGCGAGCTTCCCGAGGGCACCTCCATCATGGTGGACTCGAAACGGTTCTTTTTCGACGTCGGGTCCAACAAATACGGAGTGTTCCTGCGTGTGAGCGAGGTGAAGCCCAGCTACAGGAACTCTATCACCATCCCGTTCAAAGCCTGGAGCAAATTCGGAGGCGCCTTCTGCAGATACGCCGAGGAGATGAAGGAGAtccaggagaggcagagggataAGATGTACGAGAGGAGAGACGAGTCCGAGGGAGATGACGTGGATGACGACTGA